GAGCCGCACGAGTCGCCCTACGCCAACCTGCTCTACGGCCAGCAGGCCAACCCGACCCGGCAGCGGTACGACCGGCCGGGCAACCGCTACCACCCGTCTCACGGCGAGCCGGGGACCGGCGCCTACCCGTTCGTGGTCACCAGCTTCCGGCTCACCGAGCACCACACCGCCGGCGGCATGAGCCGGACCCTGCCCTACCTGGCCGAGCTCCAGCCCGAGCTGTTCTGCGAGGTCAGCCCGGAGCTGGCCGCCGAGCGAGGCCTGCGCCACGGCGGCTGGGCCACCATCGTGAGCGCCCGCGGCGCGATCGAGGCCAAGGTGCTGGTGACCAAGCGGATGCAGCCGCTGCGAGGCGAAGGCCGGGTCGTCCACCAGGTCGGCCTGCCCTGGCACTTCGGCCCCAAGGGGCTGGCCGTGGGGGACTCGCCCAACGACCTGTTCTCGGTCGTGCTCGACAGCAACGTCCAGATCCAGGAGAGCAAGGTGTCCACCTGCGACATCCGGCCCGGGCGCCGGCCCCGGGGCCCGGACCTGCCCAGGATGGTCGAGGAGTACCGGCGGCTGGCGGCCCGGGGCGACGGGGGAGGCACGGGATGAGCGCGCGCCCGGCCACCTTCGGGGGTGGCTACGACGGCGAGGCCCGGCCCCGCATGGGCTTCTTCACCGACACCTCGATCTGCATCGGCTGCAAGGCGTGCGAGGTCGCCTGCAAGGAGTGGAACCTGCTCCCCCAGGACGGGCCGCTCAGCTTCACCGGCAACTCCCTCGACAACACCATGGCGCTCGGGGCGAGCACCTGGCGCCACGTGGCCTTCATCGAGCAGGCCAGGCCGGTGCCCGTGCCCGACCTCGACCTGGCCGCCCTGGCCGAGCGCGCCGCCGGGGACCAGGCCGCGGGTGCCACCAGCGGGATGCCCGAGGTCGGCGGCGGCTCGATGGTCGAGGCGGTCGGCCCGGCCCGCGACGGGATCCGCTGGCTGATGAGCTCGGACGTGTGCAAGCACTGCTCGTCAGCGGCCTGCCTGGAGGTCTGCCCGACCGGGGCCCTGTTCCGCACCGAGTTCGGCACGGTCGTGGTCCAGCCGGACATCTGCAACGGCTGCGGGTACTGCGTGCCCGCCTGCCCGTTCGGGGTCATCGACCGGCGCGAGGACGACGGCCGGGCGTGGAAGTGCACGCTCTGCTACGACCGGCTCCGCGACGACCTGGAGCCGGCCTGCGCGCACGCCTGCCCGACCAAGTCGATCCAGTTCGGGCAGGTCGACGAGCTCCACGCCCGGGCCGACGAGCGCCTGGACGAGCTGCACCGGGCCGGGGTGGACAGCGCCCAGCTCTACCTGCGCGATGAGGCTGACGGGGTCGGCGGCGGCGGCGCCTTCTTCCTGCTGCTCGACGAGCCCGAGGTGTACGGCTTCCCGCCCGACCCGGTGTCCACCACCCGCGACCTGCCGGCCTTCTGGAAGGCGGCCGGCCTGGCCGCCGGGGCCCTGGTCGCCGGCCTGGCCGCCGCCTTCGCCGGGGGCCGGCGGTGACGGCCGCGCCGCCCACGCCCCGCCGCGACCCGGACCGGCCCGGGGTGTCGATGGTGCCAAGGGCCGAGTTCCGCAGCTACTACGGCCGCCCGGTGCTCAAGCAGCCGGTGTGGAGCGACGAGGTCGCGCTGTACTACTTCACCGGCGGGCTGGCCGGTGCCTCGGCCAGCCTCGCCCTGGCCGCCCGGCTGGCCGGCAACCAGCGGCTGGCCTCCGACGCCCTGGCCGTGTCGGCCACCGGCGTGCTGGCCAGCCTGCCCCTGCTCGTCCTCGACCTGGGGCGGCCGGCCCGCTTCCACCACATGCTGCGGGTGCTGCGGCCGACCTCCCCGATGAGCGTCGGCACCTGGATCCTGACCACGCTGGGCCCGTCGGTGGTGGGCGCGGCAGTGGCCGACAGGCTCGGCATCTTCCCCCGGCTCGGCCGGGCCGCCGAGGTGGTGGCCGGGTCGCTCGGCCCGGCCCTGGCCACCTACACCGCGGTGCTGGTGGCCGACACCGCCGTGCCCGCCTGGCACGAGGCAGGGCGGCACCTGCCGTTCGTGTTCGCGGGCAGCGCGGCCGCGGCGGCCGGCGGGGCCGCCGCCATCCTCACCCCGACCGCCGAGGCGGGCCCGGCCCGCCGCCTGGCCGTGGGCGGCGCGCTGCTGGAGCTGGCCGCCGCCGAGGTCATGGAGCGCCGGCTGGGCGAGCTGGCCGAGCCCTACCACAAGCCCCCGGCCCGGCGCTTCGCCACCCTGGCCCGGGCCGCCAGCGGGGCCGGTGCGCTCGTGCTCGGCCTGGCCGGCCGCAGGCGCCCCGCGGCCGTGCTCGGCGGGGCGCTGCTGCTGCTCGGCTCGGCCTGCCAGCGCCTGGCCGTGCACAAGGCCGGCTTCGAGTCCGCCCGCGACCCCAGCTACGTCGTCGGGCCCCAGCGGGCCCGCCTGGACGCCAGGGCGGGAGTCCCCTCCCGGCGCTGACTTGCGCTCGACAGCACCGGGCCGCTTGCGCCCTGCCGGAGACGACCTGGCGTGGGCCGGTCACCTGCTGCTTGCCTGCTGATCGGCGCCGTGGTCACAGGGTCGGCTTGAATTCCATCGCCTACACGGCCGAGAGCAGCAGGAGCAGGTTGATACCGGACAGGGTCGCCGCCCGCCGCTGCAGCCTGGGCCATCGCGGGTCGTCGAGCGGAGCGTCGGCGGCGAGCCGGCGCAGCTCGGTGTTGGTCGCGCGGATCAGCGTCGCCCCGAGGGCCAGGGACAGGGCAACCGCTGCGATGCCCCACGCGACCCAGAGGGTGCCGTAGCCGACGTTGATCTGCTCGACCCGCACCAGGCCGGTGATCTCTGAACAGGTTCTCGATCGTGTACACGCCTGCCTCCCCTTGGCCAGGGGCGCCGGACATGCGACCGCGCCAGGGCGTCGGTCACCCAGGAAACTTCAAGAACGGAACCATTCCGGATGGAACGGTTCAAGTCAAGAGTGATTCTGAGGCGCTACCGTTGCGGTCATGACCAGGCGTACGAGCTCCACTCCGCCAGCCGCCGCCCGGCGGCGCGTCCCCGGCGTCGCCTTCCTGCTCTCCCAGCTCGGGTACCACTCGGCTCGCCTGTGGAAGGGCCGGCTGGCTCCCCTTGGCCTCGATCCTCGCCACGTCATGCTGCTCCGCCATATCGCCGACGACGAGGGCCGCTCCCAGCAGGCGTTCGGCGAGGCGCTGCGGATCCCGCCGAGCCGCATGGTCGCGCTCGTCGACGGCCTCGAAGAGCGCGGCCTGCTCAGGCGAAGGCCCAACCCCAACGATCGTCGCGTGCGAACCCTGCACCTCACCCGCGACGGCCGGCGGCTGCTCGGCAAGATCATGGAGGTGTCCCTCGAGCACGAGCAGCAGCTGTGCACCGGCCTGCAGCCCGCCGAGCGCGAGCAGCTCATCACGCTGCTCAGCCGGCTCGCCACCGAGCAGGGGCTTGCCGCAGGAGTCCACCCCGGAGCTGCCGACCCCGACCCCAACCAGCGCTGAGCAGCTCGTGTGCGCCGACCGACGAGCTGGCGAGAGGGACGGCCGCCGGCCGAGCCGCCGTCGATCCCGCTTCCACGGGCCCGCCCGTCCTGACGTCGAGGCTGCGATGCACCCGACGCCAGGGTCCTTTCATCCGGGCCGCCTGACCAGGCCGCTGGCCGGCTCGTGGGGATGGTCGACCAGCTGACGCAGGCGCGCCTCCCGCTGCCGGTCCTGCTCGGCTTGGTAGTCCACCCAGAGCAGCGGGACCAGCGCGATCCACAGCAGCGCGACCGCGGCCAGGACGTCGAGCGTCCGCATCGCCCCTCCCCTCCTGGATGACTGGA
The sequence above is drawn from the Actinomycetes bacterium genome and encodes:
- a CDS encoding 4Fe-4S dicluster domain-containing protein; translated protein: MSARPATFGGGYDGEARPRMGFFTDTSICIGCKACEVACKEWNLLPQDGPLSFTGNSLDNTMALGASTWRHVAFIEQARPVPVPDLDLAALAERAAGDQAAGATSGMPEVGGGSMVEAVGPARDGIRWLMSSDVCKHCSSAACLEVCPTGALFRTEFGTVVVQPDICNGCGYCVPACPFGVIDRREDDGRAWKCTLCYDRLRDDLEPACAHACPTKSIQFGQVDELHARADERLDELHRAGVDSAQLYLRDEADGVGGGGAFFLLLDEPEVYGFPPDPVSTTRDLPAFWKAAGLAAGALVAGLAAAFAGGRR
- the nrfD gene encoding NrfD/PsrC family molybdoenzyme membrane anchor subunit; this translates as MTAAPPTPRRDPDRPGVSMVPRAEFRSYYGRPVLKQPVWSDEVALYYFTGGLAGASASLALAARLAGNQRLASDALAVSATGVLASLPLLVLDLGRPARFHHMLRVLRPTSPMSVGTWILTTLGPSVVGAAVADRLGIFPRLGRAAEVVAGSLGPALATYTAVLVADTAVPAWHEAGRHLPFVFAGSAAAAAGGAAAILTPTAEAGPARRLAVGGALLELAAAEVMERRLGELAEPYHKPPARRFATLARAASGAGALVLGLAGRRRPAAVLGGALLLLGSACQRLAVHKAGFESARDPSYVVGPQRARLDARAGVPSRR
- a CDS encoding MarR family winged helix-turn-helix transcriptional regulator, which encodes MTRRTSSTPPAAARRRVPGVAFLLSQLGYHSARLWKGRLAPLGLDPRHVMLLRHIADDEGRSQQAFGEALRIPPSRMVALVDGLEERGLLRRRPNPNDRRVRTLHLTRDGRRLLGKIMEVSLEHEQQLCTGLQPAEREQLITLLSRLATEQGLAAGVHPGAADPDPNQR